The following DNA comes from Anastrepha obliqua isolate idAnaObli1 chromosome 1, idAnaObli1_1.0, whole genome shotgun sequence.
TGGATTGAATTGAAAACGTTACGCAAATTAGATATTGTTAACATAAAACatcaaagaaatgaaaaaaaattagaaaaaaatgcaaagctTGCAAAAAACACTGCGACGATATTACGTATTGAAAGCGTTGAATTGCATTGTATATTTAATGCCTATTTACAAAGGTtaaatatgatataaaaaagttaaatgcgTTAAATACAAAGGATAATGCATCTTATACAACTGATTTCAAATCGAGTCAAACTTTTAAGTAGTTCGGATTAAGAATTTAATTGCATTGTGGGATTTGTGGCgtaataaatacaggaaattttaCAATTCTATGTGTAAAGTGTACAACGTTTTTGAATTGTTAGTACagcaattttgaaattaaatacaaaaattatataaacagaACTCTGTACATTCAAATTTTTCGAGTTTGATTAAATAAAGCGTAAATACAAACATGTTTATGATTAATATacgaataatataaaaagtggaacatttgtttttatgtagTTTAGCAATACAAGCACACTACCACCCGATTATCATTTTATGCGATACACGCCTTACATTTCGTTATAGTTTAATTTTAGCGTAATGAATTAAGGATGTTACTTCAGCGTTTAGCGTTTCGAGTCTCATTTCAAATATAGAATATATAAGAATATCGTgcataataatcaataaaatatagttCGACTATTATTTACGAACAAAAATCACCTTAACTTcacgctttttcgtttcacttatTTCTATCTACAAGAATTTTAGGGTTGGCTACCCGAAATACATTTGGTACCATGCCCGCTAATGTGGTAAACAGCTCTTCAGAGATATCATGTGGTAGGAGCAATTGTAAAGTGCTGTAAATATAAGCGAGAATGTACTAATTCAGTTAACAACTAAAAGTTTGTAGTTATAAATTCTACCTCAATTCCGCACCACCCCATGATGCCGATTCAATCATGAATCCTTTGGCGCATTTAAAAACCAACTCTGCACGTCGCATACACCATTGCACCGTCATATCCTCAGACATTTCATGCCGCATCAACGCCGGTATTGTGAGTGTAGTAACATCATGCCGGCTGGCTGTCTTTAAAATGTTACGCAATCCTAGTATAACCGGATGACGAGAGTTAATCTCACTCGGACTATTAATAGGTTCATctgatattaaatgaaaaataacatgGGATTGCGAAAGATTCGAGTGTTTGGTAATAAAAAAGTCGCCAGTCTTTAGTTTCGCAGTTGGCATTCTAGTAGGTGAACCACCAGCGCTGCCACTGCCACTACCGCCGATAGGATTTTTAGGCAATAATATATCAGCATTGCTACTGCCATTGCCTGTGCTGTTACTGCTGTGAATACTTGGAGTATTGGAGTCATTAATGTTGAGTGTGCAGAtgtgtttttcaattttctccAATTGATCCCCTATCTATAAAAATTGTGTAAGTACCTATAATAATAACATAATTAGTCGTTTTATTTTTACCTGCTCAAAGTGAAACTCGGTTGACATGTTGGCATTCTTTATAATACTCTTATTAGCCTGTGCTTGTATAGACGGCGTTAGTACAACTACACCACATAAGGAACTTGAATACAGGCCCAACGCCATATTTAGtccatttaaactaaaaaaatgtgtttaatattTATGTAGCAAACCTGGCCTTAATCGCACTACTAAAATATTATCTACCTCTCGTCCACATGCAGAGGACTGCAGAGATCTGTAACATCCGCACTTAATATACGTAT
Coding sequences within:
- the LOC129248509 gene encoding protein C12orf4 homolog; protein product: MDKTTVEFIYKYKNYEGKDSAASIEIELPFEGEQASLDELVTRILSGMDPMQRYLDENIPLKLALREFIQVENQKFLDKFAEGLLEQAHNNELDLEAVIRKTERHYKDEIIQFADRIGPSDEDIFAQSFHRLVHSSSLEDILKRERAYAKVVSDINKQMDQEVETLNSTQQQEMDLKIKQLDITTTSEDINNLLAQQYSTQNYIRQRYESELQAKRGHQRNEYRDWITSQVGRIFEASPVATPLGNRSSMFISQQPSMEESFTIHLGSQLKHMHNIRILSADVTDLCSPLHVDESLNGLNMALGLYSSSLCGVVVLTPSIQAQANKSIIKNANMSTEFHFEQIGDQLEKIEKHICTLNINDSNTPSIHSSNSTGNGSSNADILLPKNPIGGSGSGSAGGSPTRMPTAKLKTGDFFITKHSNLSQSHVIFHLISDEPINSPSEINSRHPVILGLRNILKTASRHDVTTLTIPALMRHEMSEDMTVQWCMRRAELVFKCAKGFMIESASWGGAELSTLQLLLPHDISEELFTTLAGMVPNVFRVANPKILVDRNK